Proteins encoded together in one Lycium ferocissimum isolate CSIRO_LF1 unplaced genomic scaffold, AGI_CSIRO_Lferr_CH_V1 ctg10312, whole genome shotgun sequence window:
- the LOC132041469 gene encoding LOB domain-containing protein 1-like yields the protein MDCIDKTTISTQTTYPHSSDSAGGSPRSILAAPPSPPPQVILTPCAACKILRRRCVDKCVLAPYFPPTEPLKFTIAHRVFGASNIIKLLQELPEDQRADTVNSMVYEANARIRDPVYGCAGAIFQLQKQISELQADLAKAQVEILHVQNQNTNLVALICAEMTQYQENDSSIVFPDHQQAYGNSTTFPEDDNVYAAWEPL from the exons ATGGATTGCATTGATAAAACCACAATTAGTACACAAACTACATATCCCCACTCTAGTGATTCTGCTGGTGGATCTCCGAGAAGTATATTGGCTGCTCCTCCGTCACCTCCACCACAGGTGATCCTGACGCCGTGCGCAGCCTGCAAAATTCTTCGTCGGAGATGCGTGGATAAATGTGTGTTGGCACCATACTTTCCCCCTACCGAACCCCTTAAGTTCACTATTGCTCATAGAGTCTTTGGAGCTAGCAACATCATCAAATTGCTACAG GAGCTTCCAGAGGATCAAAGAGCAGATACAGTGAATAGCATGGTATACGAGGCAAATGCAAGGATCAGAGATCCAGTATACGGTTGTGCCGGTGCAATTTTCCAGCTGCAGAAGCAAATAAGTGAGCTTCAAGCAGACCTTGCAAAGGCTCAAGTAGAGATCTTACATGTGCAGAACCAAAACACCAATTTGGTGGCATTAATTTGCGCGGAAATGACACAATATCAAGAAAACGATAGCAGTATTGTGTTTCCTGATCATCAACAAGCTTATGGAAATTCCACCACTTTTCCGGAAGACGACAATGTATATGCAGCTTGGGAACCACTTTGa